Genomic segment of Cydia fagiglandana chromosome 16, ilCydFagi1.1, whole genome shotgun sequence:
AAAAGGCGTTTGACACAGTTTCCCACGAGAGCATATGGACGACTCTAAAAACTCAAGGCATAGAAAGTggatacataaatatatttaaaaacatctaCAAAAAAGGCAGCAGCAGAGTGAAGCTGGAAACCATGGGTCCGGCCTTTCCAGTGGAAAGAGGAGTCCGTCAAGGTGACCCCTTATCACCAACTATTTTCATTGCCGTACTAGAGAACGTCATATGCAGCTTAAAATGGAAAAACCAAGGCCTATTTATCAAAGGGAAATATCTCAGCCACCTCAGATTCGCAGACGACCTGGTGCTGCTCGCGGAATCGTCCCGAAACCTGCAATCCATGATAGAtggtctccaaaatgcaagcaAACAAGTAGGACTGGAgatgaatataaataaaacaaaaaccatGACCAACTCAAAACAAATAGATATCATTGTAGACAACAAACCATTAGACTATGTTGAAAGCTATATATACTTAGGAAAGCAGATTGGTTTCAACAACAAGAACAATGAACTAGAAGTTGACAGAAGaatcaaaaatacatggaacaaatattggtcttataaagaaatatttaaaagtagCATGCCAATAACTCTTAAAAAGAAGGCTATGGACACCTGCCTCATCCCCAGCTTAACATATGCTTGCCAGACATGGAAGTtcacagaaaaaataaaaaataaaattattacttgCCAGAGGGGAATGGAACGAAGCATGTTGAACataaaaaagatacaaaagataagacatagtaaaataaaagcaaCAATAAAAGCAATAGATGCTCTAGAACACGCTAGAAAGCTAAAATGGAGATGGGCTGGACATGTGGCTCGCCTTAAAGACCACAGATGGACAGCCATAGTCACGAACTGGAAAGGCCCAGACGGTAAGCGCCGAAAAGGCAAACCAAACATGCGCTGGGAGGAAGACATGAAAAGAATTGCTGGTCCAAATTGGAAAAGAATAGCACAAGACCGTGAAAAATGGATATCTTTGGAAGAGGCCTTCACCTAACGGGTTCCTACAAATTAaatcaacaaaaatatattaacaaacttatgtataacaaaaggaaataaaaggctttttattttatttatttatttatataaaataaacgtCTGGGTCCTGAAGGGTGTCAAAATAAGTCAAACAAATTTAGCAAGAGGAATGATGCTAGAAAAAGATAGACATAGAATACATATCCTTATTAACCCTTTGGTGCCCAGCAACATCACAATAATTATGATTTCACATATTATTTAGTATTGAGATTTTAAATCATATTGTATGTTTTTTCAGATAGAAGTAGAGCAAGAAAGAACATCAGATTTAATAGCATGGCTAACTATGCATATAAAACCGAGGTATCATTTGGTGCCTTcaccaaataaatatttcgaGAGGCAGCCTTACAGGTAACATTACATGCTAATTCCTACAGAGATGTACATCATACATCAGTACTAATAACTAAAAATTATGATAgacctattattaaaaaaaaagtaattttggAGTAATCCAACATTAATTGTCTCTAGAAAGTAGGGTCATTACGTTAGTTTACCGTCCAGTGCCTGTCTCCGTCCACTTGGCGAAGTTTCTACAGAAtcgcgtataatttgaatatatgcCTGTATATTCAAGAAATGCGTATCATTTGAATATATAGGAATATATTAAAATgatacgcaattctttgtaaCAACCAAAGTGGACGTAACGCCAAGTGAACGTaaacaggcactggacggtGAACTGACGCAATGGCTCTATTTCATAAACTATATTAGGAAATCTGAAAGAAAAATCTAACTTACACCAGGCATGGCTCACTCcccgatttcgtcgctttgcaacaggtacctagctacaagtacatccattccacaccaattttggtggctagccataagccacgcgtggcgctgccgccacctagcggccatatctgtcctgatcgtaacagacgtgttttgttagagagtgattcttctgtacctactattatttattctgtgcttacaCACATTTGGTAATACCACCAATAAACCaatctaaattaaaaattaattattttcatatGGCCTTATTTACAGAAACTTAAGTGTCCATCAAGACTACAGAGAGAGCGCAACTCGGTTCATAGCGTTAGCGCCCGTGGGCAACAAGAATAAAGAGAAGTGGATCTATGCATGTTCCCTGCAGTCCATCAGTAAGATGCGCATGACGGACTTGCTGCAAGCCACTACTGATGAGACAGCGTGTCCTTTCGATCCGGAGCTTTTGAAGCAACATCAGCCGGGGAAGGTTGTTAAGGTAAATTCAACTGTAATATAATGTCAAATGGTATTTAGGTATTTAGCCATAAaggttcttggccctgaatgtgcATAAGGGTCAAAATCACTGAGCAATAAAtgagatttgttttttttttgttgcagtTTACTGGCAACGGCCAATTCTTCTACGACATGGACGCGAGAGATGATGACCATGGCGGCAAAAGAAAAAGGAAGGGTGACCATCAAGAGAGAAAGAGGAAGGAGTTTGAGCAAGGTTTGTTGCCACATATGTTtttctctcactctcactgagcgtaaACGTGAGCGAGTCGAGTCGCGTAAGCGAGAGCTGTGCGGTCCGGGGTTGCGGATATAgcatgtttttgaattttgatttcttgtaagttttaacaaaaataaaaaattaggaAATCCATGAGTTCGATCAATAATAAATTTGCGCATTCTTAGAAgcacttttcatatttttagcttttgtgcTTGTAttgttacaattttttaaagtgcGTTTTAAACCTATGttcgtaatatttatttatcaggATTTGAATCGATGAAGTCACTAGAAAAAATCCTCTAGATTGCTAATAACATTTTTGATAACCGTATTATAAcctaaaaccggccaagtgcgagttagactcgcgcacgaagggttccgtaccattgttttagtttttgttgttatagcggcaacagaaatacatcatctgtgaaaatttcaactacatagctatcacggttctcgagttacagcctggtgatagacagacagacaaacggacagacggaccgcggagtcttagtaatagggtcccgtttttaccctttgggtacggaaaccaAAAAATGCggtacgatttttcaaaaacccCGTTCTCTGTACCTCTTAAGATTGACCGGTAGTATTTATCTTGTATCCGCAGATCAGTGCTGGTTCTGCCTGGCGTCGCCCACCGTGGAGAAGCATCTCGTGATATGCGTGGGCGAGCATTGCTATCTCGCTCTACCCAAGGGGCCTCTCACCCCGGACCATGTCTTGATATTACCTATTACACATCACCAATCGGTTcttaaagtaagtataataaatctctaactaacaccattgaaattattggacaataaaccgtgttacaagtgcaataatgtgcattgttactttaattttttgatagtacttagtgacttttgcttgtcacccgacgaaatactCAGTTGTAATAATCAAAATTGATAGACGGATGAACGTAACTTAGACAACAAAATCATTTTACTCGTACTATGCTTTAGAAGTTTAGATCTACTTTTGTGCCTATGATTTCGGTCAGGCAAGTCCTATTTTACGTCTAAAAGTAATGTCATCAGGAATTATTCACAAAGAACAATTTCAAAAATCTAATAGAAAGTGGTTAAATTATAGATCACATAAAATAGATAGGAAGGAgtattttttttcctataaatGGCTTTTACTTCTCGCAAATTTTAGCAAGGTCGATTCTGTCAAGTGTAGACTTTTGACTTGTGAGACGAGAATGCTAGGttaaattttgatttaattgtgtttaattgaattttaataagtatgacATTTTCCAAAATGTGTCATTTGAAAATGTACCATATTACAACACACTTAAGATCAATTCCTATTCCAGGCGCCTGACgaagtagtttcagagataaagaaGTTTAAAGACGCGTTACGCAACATGTACGCGTCCAGCGGCAAGGCGGTCGTGTTCTTCGAGAGGAACTACCGCACCTCGCACATGCAGATACAGTGCGTGCCGGTGCCGAGGGCCAGCGAGCCGCAGCTGCTCGAGGTGTTCCAGGTACGCTAATATCGACCTCATCACTCATGTGATACAGTTGATAATCGATACAACAGAGATAAAGAAGTTTAAAGACCGCAGCTATAGCAGGTGTTCCAGGTATGCTAATATCGACTTTATTATCTATTCGATAAAGTTCATAATCGAATGCAAATGTCGACTTTATCGCtcagtggcccattttataaagctacaagttacaatttacaagcggaagtctctttctaaccctatgtgttagaacgagacttccgcttgtaaattgtaatttgtagctttataaaataggccacaggaaGTAATAGCCACGGACCTGTATACTTGTATAGAATCCGGATAGTACTGTTACTTGTTTGCTAATCATATTGACCagtggtcggcaaccttttagctgtcaacacatagtagttaacgaagttgacgcggcccgcactttgttaatatttatgactttcagacattgtcgtttgtgaATAATACTTACGTACAAAACGGCCAGGGagactcgcgggccgcaagtcagaggttcgcgggccacatgcggcccgcgggccagctattgccgaccgctgatattGACCATTAACGGTAAAACGGTTCACAAGAGAGAATCATACCAGAGGGGGCAGAGGGCTGTCTTATGGTTTTATTGACGGTTTTTCTGTATTGACAGGACGAGGCGGGCATCAACAGCGTCCAGATAGAGGTGCTGCCGCCGTACTCGGAGATGAGCCAGGTAATCCAAAAATTctgaatatgtataaatatatatgtttgtatgtgtGTGTCTCTCTGGCACCGTAGCATTTAAACGTGTGAATCGATGTCGATGcagtttcatttatttaaaagcAAGTTTTCTAGCGGTGGTGGACATGTTTTATCAAATTCGGTTTATCCGTTTGTGTTGGgggatttttaaatttaattttattaataatttttcacGAATTAAGGTGACGAGGCCCGGGATGCCGTACTTCCACGCCGAGCTCCCCAGTGGCGAGCAGCTTTTTGCCAACACCAAGCAGAACTTCCCGCTGCAGTTCGGGAGGTATGTCAACTcttagcgtcacttgcaccatcccactgacccgggcgtgtctcactccgcgatttcgtcgctttgctacagttagctaaaagtacatccgttcgaccccaattttggggtttgccataagccgcgcgtggcgctgtcgccacctagcggccatatctgtcctgatcgtaacagacgcgttttgttagagagtgagttttctatacctagtactattattcattctgtgcccggggttaaccggttaaaccgttgtCTCATAGTACTGGGAACCAtgttaactccaggtttaaccggttaacccctggttagtgggatggtgcaagtggcccttactgACGTGCCGTTGAATCgtttccaaaattgcgaaattAGCGCAcgcaaaaaaatctaaaatttctcattattttgtatgggaatggAAATTTTCCATTTCCATAATGAAAGTTTCTCTTGGTTCCTGTGAAAAATTTCTGAAATTTCCTAGAACTTTTCGGAAACTTTCCGCAACTAGTTCAAGTCCGTCGAACGCTCAttcattttcttttcttttttcaaGACCTATGCGtatggttcttaaccttttgaacgccaaacggcacATCCATTTGTCGTGGATgattagttttgtgaataaataatgccatcctaaaagtggggtgtttttcagtagattttcatcaaaaaacgatcgacgtcaaatgccgtctttggcatCGTAGtgttgattttgcgttgacgtcaattgccgtctgtggcgttcaaaaggttaaaattctGTTTCTGTTTCAGAGACGTCCTCTCGGGCCCCGAAATCCTCGACTGCGAGGACAAAGCTGACTGGCGGCAGTGCCTCCTCAGCCGCGACCAGGAGGACGCCTACGTGGCAGAATTTAGGACGAAGTTCCGTCCTTACGACTTTACGGCGGACGACGACAGCGATTGATTCTGGGCCTGGCTCGAGTACTTGATTGACAAGATGTATGTTATATCAGGTAACTGCGTTTTGGTCATATTTCTTGTTTCCGTTTTTATTAAACTATTCCTTGTGCTCGACATTTACGATTaaattgtacagtcatcagcaatagtatcttacacaactagggccgcaaaaatatgtgacacgttcttatttggagcgcaataagagcgcgtcatatatttttgcggccctagttgtgtaagatactattgctgatgactgtacctattattgTATCTGTCCACTCCATGCGTGTAATTCATAATAAGATACTGATCAGTTCTTCAGTCTTTCGCCTAGATAATTGCGTTTTGGTACGTTTACTtcgagtttttcggaacttatgtacgaaatatcatttgatatttaccactagcctttcggtgaaggaaaacatcgcgaggaaacctgcatacatctgcgaagaaattcacaGGTGCataaagtccccaatccgcattgggctagcatggtgactatagcccaagccctctcgcgcagcggaggaggcctgtgctcagcagtgggacgtaaataggctgaaatgatgatgaatgatgacatTTACTTCAGTTTTATTGAAACTGTCCCATGTTGGACTAATTATCTACCTATATAATTAATTCCGATACATGCGGATGTGTAAACTTTGGATCAAGCAAAATCGAACCTCTGATCAATGATATTAGCACGTGAAAACTATTCTCAACTTGTATATAAGAGTTGTATATATACTATCATATACCTTTGTATATAAGCACATCATTGTAGTTGAAAAAGtaattttggttttgataacCAGTCTAATCTTTGCTGTAATAATCTTTACTATTTATTCATCGAATCTTCAATAATTTTAGTAAGAATAATTACTGCTAAAAATATTAATCGTTGATTAGGATACAGCTCTTGTTGTTGCTCTTTAATACCTTATACTTACATGAAATAATGTATTCTCTCAgtactttattttcttaaatatataCGAAAAAAATATCCCATTCACATTTATCATTTCATGATAAAATTTTTGTAAGAACAATTTTATTTGTCGCACTTCAATATCAGTTGGAATGGTTTCAGTCAAAGTGGAACTAGCTAATTAATGAAAGATTTATGTAttatgggcattttcatttaacttgtacaagttaagcgcgacttaaCTCTTGTTTCAGTTAcctctaaccgttacattcctgacaaaatgtatgggatttgacattgaccgtcagttttgtaacgattgctaaccggccgttataggtgttcaattaagtgaaaatgctcttataattattgaaaatacctacttatcctTACTACTTGGAACAAGACAATTAAAATCGTTGTAAAACGACCTGAGAACAATTAAAAATGAATGTAATAATTCTTCTTCAAATGTACGTAATACGTGTAAATGTTTTAGGCGTaagtgaaaaaataaaaacacaaattttcaagtaaatgaatttttattttcgtCCACATCATACTGTCCTAACAACTCATTTGTTTGCTTTATAAAAACATATCTGTAACAAGATGATTAACTAACCCTTACACGTACGAGTATCAAAGTATCGTAACATAACTCTCAAAAATGATATGGTACATTGACTAGAATTCAAACGACTTTTGAGGTctaatatattaaattatttaaagtctCGAAAGTAAATGACATACGTTTTTGTAGGTCTAAATAGTTCGCTTTTGACCTCCGATGTGGTCATATTCAGTCCAACTGGTTCTGTTTGCTTTGCGGTTCCACTGTAAAGGTAAATCAAATTGCTATATTTTGTGTTAATTTTTGATAGTgccatttaaaaatacataaatttatGATAAGAGAATTAGCCACGAATAACGGTTCGGTATATTGTCATATCTAGCGGTGCTCGGTTAAGAGGTCGGAATCTTATAATATACAATGCTGCTTGGcacaaatatttcttttttgaaGCCATTTAGTCATTAGTGTATCTTGATTGGAAGATACTCTTACATCCTACGTTATCCCGACTGACTAGCATTAGGGTTGTGTTtagtatatatataaaatagatCTCAATTAAATATAGGGCAGTCTTCGTTGGAATTACGAAAGTCAACGCAAACgattgtaaaatagtaaaaattcaCACAAtccacttaaaaatattttatcgaaTACAAAATGTCGTGTTAAGTGTCCAACACTCGCAACTATTTCTACTGATACAGTTCGAATGTACATTAAAGTTAACTTTCTGCCGTATTCACcaaaaaactataggtaagtGTATTGTCTTGTGTTACCGTTTACTGAGGATTGTTTATTTACTAAGTTTAACTATGTTTAGACCCTTCACACACTATCGTTTCTCGCCAGCTTAAATGCAgtgtttgattttgtttggtaTCCGCCATGGCCATGGCACCACTGGCAAAATAGTGTGTAAACGCTCTTAAGGTAGGTAGTGGTATGCGGTTTACATAAGTGTGTTCAATTTACATTTACTGCTTTCGGGGTTTACAAAAATGGGTTTAATATGAACTTGGATgtgaataattattaatatcttTAGGGCATTGTTGAAGTATGTGTGAAGATATTCGTAAACAGCTTATTGTGTGTTACCACAACTGAAAAATGTCCATAAAGCTACGACATATAGGTATTTGAGTTACACGTTAAGGTATGTAAGACATCTTACAGTTATATAGACGTTAAGAAAGACTTGCCAATCGAAACGAACGTTTCTGATAAACtttacaacaataaacaattatAATGAAAATACCTATGGGATATAATTTTACAATTACATCCAAAACTAGTTTTAAGACTTTGGTCAATAAGGCATTAAGTTTAAAtatatacttttatttttaattattgttcTTCTTATGTTTACATTCGATAATAAGTACACAgtaattacaataatatttacagaGCGACAGAGCCAAGAGGCTACCCTCAAAGTCGAAAAAACAAAACGATTGCCGTGTCCTTTTCAGACCTCGCTCTTATATGATAGAGTGAAAAGGATAGAAAAATTGTTTCATTTTCGAACTTTGGAGATCTCACCAAGAATCGGAAGCCATGAGCGGCGTTCCGAATACAGAATTGAATATCGTAAGTGGCACTAAGAGTAGTCAtttactatacctacctatctatctaCAGTCGTATGTACACCACTAGAAGTAGGTACGGAAGTATAGAAATTTGGCAACTTCAGTAAATCGTTTTCAACATcatttgtattttataataattacaatacaTAATATGTTAGCGTAGTCTCGATCGTTATTAATACCAGGAAATGGGAATATAATTGTGCCGCGCTAAACAATTCTGCTGTGTTTAGTTACTTGCGTTTGAGAATTCGTtcaatttgaaacttcgttgaATCTGAAGGTATTTGCCCTGGTTGGCCCGTTTAATATCAATCGCGCGTACACTTTACAAACACGCAAGAATTAAAGATGCACACATAACAAGAATTGCATATTTGTAAtgattacaatatttttttcctGGAAATGTATAACGCATGCGGCCTGCGAACCTCTCACtggcggcccgcgagcctccctggctatattgtattgtatgtaggtaatattgacaaatgacaatgtctgatagtCATACAtgttaacaaagtgcggcccgcgtccacttcgttaactgctatgtggcccttggctgctaaaaggttgccgaccgctgctctagcaGATAGCCTTTCGCTTTTTCAGGACTATAAGCATGACCGTGGTTACTAGGTTGTAGGCCTATAGTGACAGTAGTTTTATTGGTAGATGTTGCCGAAGCGTTCCGCGCCACGGCTGTACCGCCGGAAGGATTGCTCAGCTAATCTTCCCTGCATTCCACTGTAAAGACAACGGTCCACATTAAGTATTAAGCGTTATTGACATTATTAAACCACTTGATGAAGTAGTATACTCGTAGTACTATACAATGTACAACACACCTCACAGGCTTAATGACGCGTTTTTAGTAATCCACAAATAGGTACCCAAAACAATTGTTTTATTGAATGAATCGGTTAATATTTTCCAGCATGTTAGTCTCATTCTTGTGACTGAAAGTGCGGCTTCTTAGCCTCAAATTGTCCCATCCTGCAGAAAGCACGAAACTTGGCATGCATATAGTTTTTACGTTtataagaataaataaaagtagaaaaCAAGCCGAGAAGTTACTGTTCCCCCCTCCCCCGACTTTTATATCcccatttatatttttaataaattttaatcatAACAGAACGCTATGTCTAGTGTATTCTCAATAAAATTCTCTACAATATTGTCTTTG
This window contains:
- the LOC134671971 gene encoding CWF19-like protein 1, with amino-acid sequence MSATVTSSAFADQSKQKTLFCGDVNGNFLSLFSRVETIVKKSGPFDVLLCVGNFFGEDNSQLDAYKMGYRKVPVTTYVFGPSNSDHCQYYCEEGSEIVPNVVYMGKRGIFTTSQDIKIAYLSGLSRRELGKDMPMCTFEPSDCSAVRDACFRGQSEYRGVDILITTLWPAGIQQDENQKIEVEQERTSDLIAWLTMHIKPRYHLVPSPNKYFERQPYRNLSVHQDYRESATRFIALAPVGNKNKEKWIYACSLQSISKMRMTDLLQATTDETACPFDPELLKQHQPGKVVKFTGNGQFFYDMDARDDDHGGKRKRKGDHQERKRKEFEQDQCWFCLASPTVEKHLVICVGEHCYLALPKGPLTPDHVLILPITHHQSVLKAPDEVVSEIKKFKDALRNMYASSGKAVVFFERNYRTSHMQIQCVPVPRASEPQLLEVFQDEAGINSVQIEVLPPYSEMSQVTRPGMPYFHAELPSGEQLFANTKQNFPLQFGRDVLSGPEILDCEDKADWRQCLLSRDQEDAYVAEFRTKFRPYDFTADDDSD